Within the Gossypium raimondii isolate GPD5lz chromosome 12, ASM2569854v1, whole genome shotgun sequence genome, the region tcaacacaatgtcaatgagaggatatcgttaactaatgagctatgaattccattgttactagtaaagtcatgtcatacacaaatcatgtacccaacatacttGCTATGCACTTgttcatctttagagcataagccaccacttatatcaaagcacatgagttataTACGCATGATcggtgactaactcaggatttagataaatcacaccatgaatgtgacaagtgaattaattcacaaacagattcaagattaattcaacttggttcaatccaatgtatcattcttcccatgaatacatctatgtctctacccatgGAGTCAACTGTTACGATAGCCAAtactagccatctccccaattggaattatagaaaacataataatctttttaagtatttgaattaaatggttacttttattcttttacgagattacagacatgtttaaattatttattgaagtaagttgtctttctcgcaatgtaaacgttcttacggtgccacttatcatcagttttaacttagataaccaatgagctaatatttattTGTCACAATTATGCTATGCAcgcaaaacatgaaagacaaaaacacaaaatatataatagtgaaatgtgaaattaattttatttatttatttatcattcaaatacataaaaaacagttacatgtttactataatatgaGTACATTTCCCAACACaattctaacttgtttaagTTAGGCGGTGAAAGAGTAAGAACGATggaatataatacataaaattttactgacgatttaggttttattttaaatttcttaaaatttaattttttagatgaattaaattttgttttggttttaatttttaaaaattggatttgaatttaattttattgtttgattttgagtacttttattataattgtaGAGTCTTAACATACAATGATATTAATCAACAAACTAAGTTTATCTCCTTTTACTTCTCAAATATCTtgtaaaaagagaaaaagaatgaggaaaataaagaaaatgaaatagtaTAGGGATTAGATATGCAAtttgacttaaaattttcattcgaatgatgatttaacgtggtagttaatagtttagtgaccaaaatattGCAAATTGTTAACattagtgaccattttgtaacaaaCTAAAGTTtgataacaaaaacataatttaaaccatacATAATTGACTATTTCTATACTTTacccattttattttccaaattttaagttgtttttattaatttttatattaaggtataaaatatgaaaataccttataatatttattaattatttaaaatatgatattttggtacttttatttattaagttggTGACACCAAGCCATCAATAGGGCGAATGTACTTGAAAAGTCCCTTGCTATCGAAATTGGATCAAATTTATCTCTCTATTAtcaaatggatcaatttagtcctactactaaaaagaatcaaagaaatctaaatttcaataaaattatcatttattgttCAACAATTGACATTTACGATTAACATGGttaatattttgaatgtttttatggTATTGCAAATGGAATTTTTGTTTGGAGTTAAACCGGAGATGAAAAATAGTTTTCATGtcattttttaaacattatatgTTAACTTTGGTATACTTTGgcattatttgatatttttaatagtaaaatgattaaattgattcatttaataataaaatgactaaattaatccTGTCCATATAATAGAGGGACTTCAGAGGCAAATTTACCTAAACAATAGTGTTGATACGTAGAAATATGATCGGatgaaaaatttgtaaaatatcatttgaaacaaaaattaaggttgaaatggtaaaattaaatatttaagatgTTTGGTGGTTTagatttaaatatcattatttgtatatttttcctaagttcaaattttgttttataaattttatataaaagtgtgaaaatataaaaatattctttacatattttttaatattttcatttattaagtCGGTATTGAGATCATTTACGACACTAATTCAACTCCACATCACATCAGTAAGTATTAGATTATTACAGGTAAAAATACAACTtatgtaaacatatatatttattaaacttttatattaaaaCTAGTGTCatggggctagacctttcgtctcgcaatccgtgcggccttagacgatccgtttgctccaaactcgcctaagtcagcctttacgcccaaaagtgaggattccttagaactcctccaaggcaccaatttgtatagcggaagcgattgtgccaaaagaagttacaaaagaacaacagaaagccaaagaaagaatgcacacaaagtgtttgagtaaatgctcaaggaattctattactcttaagaattcaccTTACAATggatgagtacaaatgagggggaggctctctatttatagttgagctcccccaagaccgacggtcaagatacatttacatcgacggacaatattcactatatcccttgattttagggatttacaagatttgccatatcaaatcaaatctaatctttacaagatatgattctctctatcttctaagattagttaccaaaattagcttaagttgccatgtctttatcatcgggccaaccaggcttcaatctgacaggcttcttcAATAGTTctctgaatcgggccagttcttgtgggctaaatgttccccatctAATTGATAGAACTCTATGGGGCGTttcttgtgccatggtcacgggctttgcactttggtccgtgacattctcccctaCTCATTCTCGCAATGCCCTCGTTGCGACTTCTGGATGACACTGACTTGATTCACCTTGGAACTTTCTCGTTGCCTCGGCTTCTTCCCGACTTGTCTTGCAAACGGGTTGTCCCTTCCTTCGAAACCTATGCCTCGGCTTCCGTCGCCTCTTATCTTAAACCGTTGCGCTCGTTGGTACATTCTGTTGGCAAGAAGTCTTCGATTTAACTTGCCCCAATTTCGACTTGTTTCCACTGGAATCCCCTGGATTCTCACATCTCGGCTTTGTCCCGCCCACAGTTCCTTGGCCTCTTTGCTTATGAACTTTGAAAGGGCCCCTACGACTTTGCCAAGCCAACAAGTCAGAATTCAAAACACTATCAGAGTGTTTGCAATGTACCTTACTCGTAGCATTTACTCGTCTCGACTGTTTTTGCATCGCTCCTTTCCCCTCGAAGCTCGATGCACAACCCACATTTCCCAAAGGTGTCGGCTCTATAGTAGATCCCGCAGGCTTCATATAGGTCTCTTGCGCCACTAACACTTCTGAAGGGGCTTTCGTAGCATTCCGTTTTGACGATTTAATGTTTCTCCCATACGAAACATCTTCGACTAGTTGGATTGACGATAACACCTTAATCCCAACCTTCACATCCCGCTGTACCGGCACAACACTTTTTGTTGACGGGCCGGTGACAATATGGATTTGATCGGCCCATGGTTGCAGAGTTGCCTGAATCTTGACAAGGCAGTTTAAGCCAAGCACAAAATCGTAATCATGTAATCGGATTACCTCGAATTCTTCATTGCTCTTCCATTCGCCGATTTGTAGTTCCACATCACAAACTACTCCCACAGTTGGGGCTTTCTCGGAAGTTGCTATCTTGATCTTCTTATTCGATTTCCTAATCGATAGGCCAAGCTTCTTCGCAGCCTTTTCCGACATGAACAAGTCCGATGCTCCCGTATCAATAAGAGCACTCCGCTTCTGACCCGCAATGTTGATGTCCACAAACATCAACCCATTTTCACCATTCCTCTTCCCAGGAATGAGCACCATCGAATTGACCCTTGATGTCTTCTCTTCGATAGGCTTCGTCTCTTCCTTCGGCTCCTCTTTCTTCTGGGTTGCCAAAATCATCACTTTATTTGGACATTTTCGCGCCATGTGTGGTCTTTGACAAATGAagcattttattctcttcctcTTGTCCCTTGGGTCGTTGAATCCCCGCTTCGCATCTCTTGGTTTCCCATTGCCACTTGTACTATCAGTATTGTTGCCCCCATCGCTATGTCccctttcatcttcttcatggtttCTCTCACCATTGCCCTTTCCATTGGGCTTAGATGACTCGAACTTGTCTTCTGTTGGACCAAGCTCGACAAAGAACTCTGCTTCGGCCATGGCTACAGTAAGTTCGGTGATTCCTTGCCTACGCAACTCATGCTTTGCCCACGGCTTTAACCCATCTTCGAACCAATAGAAAGCTTCTTTCTCGCTCAAGTCGGAGATTTGAAGCATCAACTCGCTAAATGCCCTCACATACTCCCGAACAGTTCCTTGTTGCGTGAGACGACGCAACTTTGCCCGAGCCTCCTTCTCGGCATACTGAGGGTAAAACTGCTTCTTCAACTCTCTTTGGAACTCCTCCCAAGTCCCAATCGTGTTCCCGCCACGTTTCTCATCCGTGGACCTCCGACGCCACCACAAGAGAGCTACATCAgtaaaatagattgaagcagtgtttaccttaatgTCATTATCCTCGATGCCCATCGCTCGGAAGTATTGCTCCATTTCCCACAAGAAGTTGTCCACATCCCTTGCGGATCGTGCACCCTTAAACTTCTCCGGTTTGGGAACATCCATTGCTTGTTGCTTCGGTCTTGAAGACAACATCCCATTACTCAAAGCGGCTTTGTAAATCGTGAGCTCCCCCTTGAGCTCctctatttctttcttcatgGCTAACACCATATCCTCGAGATACTCATCCCTCTCTGCCAGCTTTTCCTCAGTGGACTCGAGTAAttcctttatcttttccctATTTGCATCGAGAGAATCCAACACAAAATCTCTGAGTTGCTCTTCCATCGAGTCAAACCCATCCGTGCGTCCCTCGACCAATTCAAGCGTCTCTTTCACGTTCCCTACGGATTCCTCGAGATTAACCACTCGATTTTCCAAAGCTGTCAGCATTTCCCTCGAGCGACTAGCTTTTCTGGTTCTCCCACGGGTCTCCATTGGTTCACTTTGACCAACGACTTCTTTCGACATTCCAACGGTGCCTTCGAACCAACTCGAATATCACTTGGTTCAAACTTGGCTCGaataccacttgtcacggggctagacctttcgtctcgcaatccgtgcggccttagatgatccgtttgctccaaactcgcctaagtcagcctttacgcccaaaagtgaggattccttagaactccttcaaggcaccaatttgtatagcggaagcgattgtgccaaaagaagttacaaaagaacaacagaaagccaaagaaagaatgcacacaaagtgtttgagtaaatgctcaaggaattctattactcttaagaattcaccTTACAATGGATGAGTACAAATGatggggaggctctctatttatagttgagctcccccaaaaccgacggtcaagatacatttacatcgatgGACGATATTcactatatcccttgattttagggatttacaagatttgccatatcaaatctaatctaatctttacaagatatgattctctctatcttctaagattagttatcaaaattagcctaagttgccatgtcttTATCATCGGGCCAAcgaggcttcaatctgacaggcttcttcAATAGTTctctgaatcgggccagtttTTGTGGGCTAAATGTcccccatctaatcgatagacctctATGGGGCGTttcttgtgccatggtcacgggctttgcactttggcccgtgacactagCGGGTTGTGGTCAACGAAGTCACACCGTCATCAAAGAGAGtgggaaaaaaattgtttcaatTTACGTTGGTGACCAGCACTGGAGCATGAAATTACAGAGGGAAGCCGTTTCATTTTCTTAAgaagtttgttttgtttttatttttatgttattcaGATTTTTTTATCGTTTCTATCAGCtgtttagttttatttcttcaagtttGGTATTTAATGcataatattgttttattaaaaaaaaagttaaaaaagataTTCTCATaaactttattatatttatatactaatattagaaatgaaataatcataaacttttaaaattatcacaaatctattaaaaacaaatatcatcacaaacctcatttatttaataaaatatttttaatattacttttaatatCGTGACTGGTACTAGTAGAAAAGAAAGGATTCCACTGTTTGGATTCCACTGTTTTTCCACCGAgtttcttctcaatttcttccaatTTCTCATCTTCTTCCTTTGTAAGGAAGGGGTTGCACTAATCTTTCTTCCTTTGGgtgttttctttctctttcttccaCCAGAGAAAACgcataaaaaaacccaaaacccgAAAGCTCAAAACAAGTCagcacaaaaagaaaaaaaacaatttatatacAGTGTGACTCACCACGAAACTTGCATGGGACAATCAAGAGAAACCCACTTGGTACAATGCTCAACAACCTCGAAACTTTCCATTCATCGTCTCTATTTctggactttttttttttaaaagttgccAATGTACTTTTTTTAGCATGGTTGGTTTCAGGCATGGTGTTCATTGTTATTATAGTGTACTGTTAGaaacaataataggaaaagtTCTTTGGGTGGCGGTGGCCATTTTCAAGTCAACCTTTTGATCTTGTTAAACAATGAAATATATTTGATGTTGTAAAGATGGGattttattctttcaaaaaaaaaaaaaaaagaaatacattgttCACGCTGTCCTAGTTAAACTGTGGGATTATAAATGTTTGGTTTATATCAAATGCTCAAATGCACTTCTGTTATTGAAGTAATATACATGATGTTGAATACCTAATGATTGTGCAAAGGTTCCGtgttgtttaattgaattttttgattGTAATCAAAGCTTTTTTCAActtcattttatttgtattgATTATTTGCTTGTTATTAAGTGGCCAATGATATTTCGAAATTCTTATAGGGGGTTGCCATGTTTCTACAGGACAAGATATGTGATATATGTGGTGATGTTGGTTTTGAGGAACTAATTAGAAGCTGTTCTCAATGCACCATGGGACGCCATCTGTAAGATATCAATCGATTACTCTCTTAAGGCATTGCTTGTTTGGGGGATATAAACGAATAAGGAAGAAAGAATGTTTTAATCTAATAGTTAAATGATAAAGTAGGAAAATTGCTATGAAACCTACCAATAAGAGTAAAATATGTTCCATTCTTCCAAACATGCTAAGCCTTATATGTTCTCAATGCACCGTTGGATGTCATTTGTATGATAACCATCGGTTGATCTTAAAGCTTTTGCCTGCTCGGGAGGAGAACAGATAAGGAAAAAAGAATGTTTAATCTAATAGTTATGTGATAAAGTAGGAAAATGGCATTGGAACCTAACGAttacagtaaaatattttccattcttgCAAACAAGCAGAGTCTTTCATGTTTGATATgcttttatttccttttgtgTTTTTATGTTATTGTCATGATTGTTTGGTTTCCTTTTCCTAACTTTTATCAATTACATTTCAGAATCAGCTGCATCTGATTCTGAAACTACTATCAAGTATCACCCTAAATTACTTGCCTGGGTTAGAATAATAACATCTGAAACTGATTGCTTCATGTGtagttatatattatatttattcaactCTCAGTTCTGAATCtgatatgttttcttttctttctttttctttggaaGCTATTGCATGAGGGTTGTAGTGAGGGATGACTTGGAAGATTGGATATGTGAAGGATGCCTTTCGAAGAATGATATAAATTCTCTGAATTCTGGCCAGGCAGAaaatgttatggattcctctacaAAAGTTTATTTTGACTTATGGGGACAGGTTCCACGTAAAAGGCGAAAAGCTGTTGAAACTGGGAAAGTGAAGTTCCTTCCTACTGAGGAAGTCATTAAGCTATCATCCCTCTTACCGTTACCAAAAAGGGCATTTCCTTCAAATAGTAACTCAGGGTTAAAACCTGTGCCTGCAAAATTCACTCTATCTCCATCGAAGAGGGTGTTTATGGGATCCAAATACGCTGGCCCTTGTTATAACCCAATAAAGGTAAGAAGAAATCCTACTTTTCTACAGTTAGGATCTGATAACGTTCCTAGAGGCCGAGGTGGGCAGATCAGTGCATCTATTAGGCATCAACATTCAGTTGAAAGGCCAAACAAGTCAAAAGGTGATAAATTCGCTGACTTTTTGctaattcttttgtttttgcatAAACTTTGTCTTGAGAATGTTGAAATATGTAAAGATGAAAGAAGTTCCACATGGTGTGTTTATGTACATTAGATGTAATCATGTAAAAGcctttaatttaacttttctaTCAAGCTGCTGGAGTAGGTTCTTCAGGATACAGCAAGATAAACATTGTGATTGACTAGGCGTATTTTTGAGTTGGTTGGTATAAATcatgataaatatattttgaacgAAATCATGatatattttgagtttttgCTGGAGTCAATACTACAcgatttcaattttttgttattctttatGATACCTTATGTCTTAAATCaagtttgtttattttcctAAAGTTTCAGCTTTGACAAAAATGTAGGTTTCTTTTCCTGTTgggaaaatgagaaaataaagcaCTTGAactttatgttaattttattttcaagaaacaaAAACTTGTATAGGCATGGTTGGCAGGTTTGGTATaggaatgaaaaaaatggtgtccttgcattttattttgcatGAATAATAGGCCTACTTCTCATCCTAGGAATTTGCAGGTATGATAGAGTCCCCTCTCTGTCTGTCTCTCCGAGTTTCTACTACTAAGTAGCACTTCTGATATTCAATTATAGAATCGATTCCGATCAAGCTGAAAAAGCCCTATATTATTAGTAAGCTAGCGCCTCAAACTAAAGCGCTAACGAGCAAGAAAAGGGCCCCTTACTATAGGCGTTAGCACTTTAGAAGGATTGCAGCTAGCTGACCTTTCTTGATATCATATCGTTTTCTTGTGTGTTACAGCACCTTATATGGGGCTCTCTTAGTAATGTTGACTTCTATGCCCCAATGCAGAAGATGAAGAAAAGGCTTCTCGGACACCTGCAAAGCAGTATGGTAGTAATGAAGAGCCAGTATCTTCTGTTATGGCTGCTAATGAAGTCACGGGTGATGTTGATTCTAAAGCAACGAACACAATGAAAGAGACGTTGTCTATTGCCAATGCAGGCAAGaaattttctcaattgatatcattttgacatgttttttaGTTTATGTGTTTTTcgttaaattaaaacaataaatccAAGATTTGCTTTGGAAAAGTTTTATTGTTAGAAAGGTGAAAATCTTTTGTTCCAAACTTCTATGATAGTAGCTGTAAAGTTATGATCTTATGTATTATACCTATTACCTTGTAATTAGGATTCAGTTTCTAACACTCATCAATATGACTTCCATGTAACTGTATTTTGAGCTTAATTTTTACTGGAATTTACTTGTATGCCAGACCTTTTTATGTGATGATATTTCTGGTCTTAGCAAATCAATGTTTGAGCTTAGTTTTCAATCTGCATGGTGCTACATGATAAGAAGCATTgatttttcaagtaaataaagtGGTCCAAATTGGCTTTTATAAAGCTACTGTTGCTGTAGTTTGTTATTTGAGTTTATCCTTCACTTATATTGCAGTTGTCAGCTACTTGATTAACATTATAGTCTTAGCTTCTTGTGGCAAATTATCTGCTcgtattgtatgttattttttcaGTAGAAAGAGCCCATCTTGTTCCCAACAAAGAGAATGTTTGCAAAGGGAAGATATCAGATACCATCCTACCTAATAAAGAGCTCACAGTTCTTCATACTAAGACCGAGGATGCTATGAGATCGAGCCGACCTTCACCATCAAGGCATCATACAACTATTATGAGTTCAGgcaaaattaattctaaacttgattttctaattttgtatGGCATCTATCATCCAGGTTTTATCATCTTCAGGTTATGGTGGTGATACTGATTATATTGAAACTTTTTCTAGTTGATCAATGTTTGACATGCTCTTTAAACAAACTCCTTCTCAGGTCAAAACATTCATGGTGCTGCTGAACCTGAGAACTCTGA harbors:
- the LOC105764711 gene encoding uncharacterized protein LOC105764711 isoform X3, which gives rise to MGQSRETHLGVAMFLQDKICDICGDVGFEELIRSCSQCTMGRHLYCMRVVVRDDLEDWICEGCLSKNDINSLNSGQAENVMDSSTKVYFDLWGQVPRKRRKAVETGKVKFLPTEEVIKLSSLLPLPKRAFPSNSNSGLKPVPAKFTLSPSKRVFMGSKYAGPCYNPIKVRRNPTFLQLGSDNVPRGRGGQISASIRHQHSVERPNKSKEDEEKASRTPAKQYGSNEEPVSSVMAANEVTGDVDSKATNTMKETLSIANAVERAHLVPNKENVCKGKISDTILPNKELTVLHTKTEDAMRSSRPSPSRHHTTIMSSGQNIHGAAEPENSDVPKTETWSRLKVSLYRPHAPSLHPTWIVHRKAYEFSKKMPAVLQVNLLQQWHLHSHILQNGCLDLLDIALYFCPVDMERSQGNYNKLFQLMGKENSVMISYIDDLELLIFTSEQLHADSWGVFTGSNKEFFGGVFRRVKEHQKLPSLVSHTQDAGEADDMVSGKMVGISNMALSK
- the LOC105764711 gene encoding uncharacterized protein LOC105764711 isoform X2 encodes the protein MGQSRETHLDKICDICGDVGFEELIRSCSQCTMGRHLYCMRVVVRDDLEDWICEGCLSKNDINSLNSGQAENVMDSSTKVYFDLWGQVPRKRRKAVETGKVKFLPTEEVIKLSSLLPLPKRAFPSNSNSGLKPVPAKFTLSPSKRVFMGSKYAGPCYNPIKVRRNPTFLQLGSDNVPRGRGGQISASIRHQHSVERPNKSKEDEEKASRTPAKQYGSNEEPVSSVMAANEVTGDVDSKATNTMKETLSIANAVERAHLVPNKENVCKGKISDTILPNKELTVLHTKTEDAMRSSRPSPSRHHTTIMSSGQNIHGAAEPENSDVPKTETWSRLKVSLYRPHAPSLHPTWMGGFKFFNTTGELYGDFLALPPCRVHRKAYEFSKKMPAVLQVNLLQQWHLHSHILQNGCLDLLDIALYFCPVDMERSQGNYNKLFQLMGKENSVMISYIDDLELLIFTSEQLHADSWGVFTGSNKEFFGGVFRRVKEHQKLPSLVSHTQDAGEADDMVSGKMVGISNMALSK
- the LOC105764711 gene encoding uncharacterized protein LOC105764711 isoform X1, with the translated sequence MGQSRETHLGVAMFLQDKICDICGDVGFEELIRSCSQCTMGRHLYCMRVVVRDDLEDWICEGCLSKNDINSLNSGQAENVMDSSTKVYFDLWGQVPRKRRKAVETGKVKFLPTEEVIKLSSLLPLPKRAFPSNSNSGLKPVPAKFTLSPSKRVFMGSKYAGPCYNPIKVRRNPTFLQLGSDNVPRGRGGQISASIRHQHSVERPNKSKEDEEKASRTPAKQYGSNEEPVSSVMAANEVTGDVDSKATNTMKETLSIANAVERAHLVPNKENVCKGKISDTILPNKELTVLHTKTEDAMRSSRPSPSRHHTTIMSSGQNIHGAAEPENSDVPKTETWSRLKVSLYRPHAPSLHPTWMGGFKFFNTTGELYGDFLALPPCRVHRKAYEFSKKMPAVLQVNLLQQWHLHSHILQNGCLDLLDIALYFCPVDMERSQGNYNKLFQLMGKENSVMISYIDDLELLIFTSEQLHADSWGVFTGSNKEFFGGVFRRVKEHQKLPSLVSHTQDAGEADDMVSGKMVGISNMALSK